One genomic segment of Musa acuminata AAA Group cultivar baxijiao chromosome BXJ3-3, Cavendish_Baxijiao_AAA, whole genome shotgun sequence includes these proteins:
- the LOC135634082 gene encoding uncharacterized protein LOC135634082 encodes MASSAEGLVPITRAFLARYYDTCPLPPLSEDVSRLTAELRELSDGLARESPLTSGEELLVHEVDHQPAHKIDENLWKNRENIEEILLLLEESHRPRLLQEKAIPEHVDIAATLGELEVKLRSTLKTLEAFQQTNADNVFNTVMTYMPQDFRGSLIRQQRERSERNRQAEVDALVNSGGSIHDRYALLWQQQMERRRQLAQLGSASGVYKTLVKYLVGVPQVLLDFICQINDDQGPMEEQRQRYGPSLYSLTKMVLNIRLFLLLTWGRFEEKKIQMDQISLMQHAVDLYTHEFEKFIKFISKVYANSPFFIRAEDAGATESRKSYDDYKETIIPPGKTHEITLTVESINSYIAWDFSLIQGTLSHDIGFHVEYVNPSGDVTLILPYRRYVSDQGNFCTILAGSYKLKWDNSYSTFSKKSLRYKVDAVPPVVDTPQPIDEP; translated from the exons ATGGCTTCGTCCGCCGAGGGTTTAGTGCCGATCACTAGGGCCTTCTTGGCTCGATATTACGATACGTGCCCTCTGCCCCCGCTTTCAGAAGACGTATCGCGGCTCACCGCGGAGCTCCGGGAGTTGTCGGACGGGCTCGCGAGGGAATCCCCCCTTACTTCTG GTGAGGAGCTCTTGGTACATGAAGTAGACCATCAGCCTGCCCATAAAATTGATGAGAACTTGTGGAAGAACAGGGAGAATATTGAAGAAATTTTGTTATTGCTCGAGGAATCTCATCGACCAAGATTG CTTCAAGAGAAAGCCATCCCTGAACATGTAGATATAGCTGCTACACTTGGAGAACTTGAAGTTAAGCTTAGGAGTACTCTGAAGACACTGGAGGCATTTCAGCAAACTAATGCTGATAATGTATTTAATACAG TGATGACTTATATGCCACAAGATTTTCGTGGTTCTCTCATCAGACAGCAAAGAGAACGCTCAGAGAGGAACAGGCAAGCTGAGGTTGATGCTTTAGTTAACTCTGGTGGAAGCATACATGATCGATATGCTTTATTGTGGCAGCAGCAAATGGAGAG GAGGAGACAACTAGCTCAGCTTGGTTCTGCATCAGGGGTGTACAAGACACTTGTGAAGTACTTGGTTGGGGTCCCACAG GTTTTATTAGATTTCATATGCCAAATAAATGATGATCAAGG GCCGATGGAGGAACAAAGACAACGTTATGGGCCTTCTCTATACAGTCTCACAAAGATGGTGCTCAATATTAGACTGTTTCTTTTACTTACATGGGGGCGTTTTGAGGAGAAGAAAAT ACAAATGGATCAAATTTCTCTTATGCAGCATGCTGTCGATCTATACAcacatgaatttgagaaattcatcAAATTTATCAG TAAGGTGTATGCAAATTCCCCATTTTTTATAAGGGCAGAGGATGCAGGAGCCACTGAATCAAG GAAAAGTTATGATGACTATAAAGAAACCATCATTCCTCCAGGAAAGACACATGAG ATCACATTAACAGTTGAATCTATAAATTCATATATTGCTTGGGATTTCTCACTCATCCAAGGGACCCTCAGCCAC GACATTGGATTTCACGTGGAGTATGTTAACCCTTCTGGTGATGTTACG CTAATTTTACCATACCGGAGATATGTGTCTGACCAA GGAAATTTCTGCACAATCCTGGCTGGATCGTACAAACTTAAATGGGACAATTCTTATTCAACATTTTCCAAAAAA AGCTTGCGGTACAAGGTCGATGCCGTACCTCCAGTTGTCGATACACCACAACCTATCGATGAACCCTAA
- the LOC135633314 gene encoding protein LURP-one-related 8-like — protein MTKVHPHATAAEEPPRPESPRAGGGRAAAEATVLTVWRKSLLFNGNGFTVFDSKGHLVFRVDNYSSGSRDCIVLMDAAGKPLLTIRRKKLSLGEHWRIYDGEEAINPRFAVKKKHTGLLHSKGLARVTPCASGTESRLAYDAEGSYSRRCCAIYDSRRRQLAEIQKKESAQGISLGLDVFRLVVEPELDAAFAMAMVILLEQMFGSRGSLLRG, from the exons ATGACGAAGGTCCACCCCCACGCCACGGCGGCGGAGGAGCCGCCCAGGCCTGAATCGCCCCGCGCCGGCGGAGGGAGGGCAGCAGCGGAGGCGACGGTGCTGACGGTGTGGCGGAAGTCGCTTCTCTTCAACGGGAATGGGTTCACGGTGTTCGACTCCAAGGGGCACTTGGTGTTCCGGGTGGACAACTATTCCTCAGGGAGTAGGGATTGCATCGTTCTCATGGACGCCGCCGGGAAGCCGCTGCTCACCATCCGGCGAAAG AAGCTGAGTCTGGGAGAGCACTGGCGAATCTATGATGGCGAGGAGGCTATCAACCCCAGGTTTGCGGTCAAGAAGAAGCACACGGGCCTCCTGCACTCGAAGGGACTGGCGCGAGTGACCCCATGCGCGTCGGGCACCGAGTCGCGCCTTGCCTACGACGCCGAGGGCTCCTACTCACGGCGGTGCTGTGCCATCTACGACAGCAGGCGACGGCAACTGGCAGAGATCCAGAAAAAGGAGTCCGCTCAAGGCATATCCCTTGGCCTCGATGTCTTCCGCCTGGTGGTGGAGCCGGAGCTCGATGCAGCATTCGCGATGGCCATGGTGATACTCCTGGAGCAGATGTTTGGATCCAGAGGGTCACTGCTTAGAGGTTGA
- the LOC135634081 gene encoding L-ascorbate oxidase homolog, which produces MAIRIPTSLPSSRCCRCCSSTRQARRTSEGEQRPPLIGRRAPDHMSRKPINPSHGNGLLQLRRRPCDVQLRSRRMRRGREGAQVAWATAFFHLFPPLLLLLHRIPAVVAEDPYLYFTWNVTYGTVSPLGVPQQAILINGEFPGPNINSTTNNNIVVNVFNHLDEPFLFTWNGIQQRKNSWVDGTAGTNCPIPPGQNFTYHFQVKDQIGSFVYFPALDMHRAAGGFGGLRVNSRLLIPVPFADPADDYTVLVGDWYTKSHKNLARLLDAGRTIGRPSGILINGRPGKDSTGKDDPPLFTMKSGKTYRYRVCNVGMKVSLNFRIQSHAMKLVEMDGSHTVQNVYDSLDVHVGQCLSVLVTANQEPRDYYMVASSRFTKYALSATGVIRYAGSNTPPSPDLPAAPSGWAWSFNQWRSFRLNLTASAARPNPQGSYHYGNINITRTIKLVNSVGLVDGKRRYALNAVSHSDAATPLKLAEYYGIADKVFKYDTIADEPAASDAPIKIVPNVVNATYRTFIEIVFENPDRSMQAYHLDGYSFFAAGMGHGKWTPESRKSYNLADAVSRHTIQVYQRSWSAILLTFDNAGMWNLRSELWERRYLGQQLYISVVSPERSLRDESNMPDNALLCGAVAKLPRPPSYI; this is translated from the exons ATGGCCATTCGTATCCCCACTTCTCTTCCCTCCTCGCGGTGCTGCCGCTGTTGCTCCTCCACACGGCAAGCGCGGAGAACGAGTGAAGGAGAGCAGAGGCCGCCTCTGATCGGGCGCCGTGCCCCAGATCACATGTCACGGAAGCCTATAAATCCAAGTCATGGCAATGGTTTGCTACAGCTCCGACGACGGCCCTGTGACGTCCAGTTGCGCTCTCGAAGGATGAGGAGAGGAAGGGAAGGGGCCCAGGTGGCGTGGGCGACGGCGTTCTTCCATCTGTTtccaccccttctcctcctcctccaccgcatTCCGGCGGTAGTGGCCGAGGATCCCTATCTCTACTTCACGTGGAACGTGACCTATGGCACCGTCTCCCCCCTTGGCGTCCCGCAGCAGGCGATTCTGATCAACGGGGAGTTCCCGGGCCCCAACATCAACTCCACCACCAACAACAACATCGTCGTCAACGTCTTCAACCACCTCGATGAGCCCTTCCTCTTCACCTG GAACGGGATTCAACAGAGAAAGAACTCGTGGGTGGACGGCACGGCGGGCACCAATTGCCCCATCCCTCCGGGCCAAAACTTCACCTACCATTTCCAGGTCAAGGACCAGATAGGCAGTTTCGTCTACTTCCCCGCCCTCGACATGCACCGGGCCGCCGGCGGCTTCGGCGGCCTACGGGTCAACAGCCGCCTCCTCATCCCCGTCCCTTTCGCCGACCCCGCTGACGACTATACCGTCCTCGTCGGTGATTGGTACACCAAGAGCCACAAAAACCTCGCCAGGCTCCTTGACGCCGGCCGCACCATCGGGCGTCCCTCCGGCATCCTCATCAATGGCCGCCCCGGTAAGGACTCCACCGGCAAGGACGATCCCCCGCTCTTCACCATGAAGTCCGGGAAGACCTACCGCTACCGCGTCTGCAACGTCGGCATGAAGGTGTCACTCAACTTCCGCATTCAATCCCACGCAATGAAGCTCGTCGAGATGGACGGCTCCCACACGGTGCAGAACGTGTACGACTCCCTCGACGTGCACGTCGGGCAGTGCTTGTCGGTGCTCGTCACCGCCAACCAGGAGCCCCGGGACTACTACATGGTGGCCTCCTCTCGCTTCACCAAGTACGCCCTGTCCGCGACCGGCGTGATCCGGTATGCCGGCTCCAACACTCCGCCGTCCCCGGACCTCCCGGCGGCGCCCTCCGGCTGGGCGTGGTCGTTCAATCAGTGGCGGTCTTTCCGGTTGAACCTCACCGCCAGCGCCGCTCGCCCCAACCCGCAGGGATCCTACCACTACGGTAACATCAACATCACCCGCACCATCAAGCTCGTCAACTCGGTCGGGCTCGTCGACGGGAAGCGGCGCTACGCGCTCAACGCCGTGTCACACTCGGACGCCGCCACGCCGCTCAAGCTCGCAGAATACTACGGCATTGCCGACAAGGTGTTCAAGTACGACACCATCGCCGACGAGCCGGCGGCGTCCGACGCCCCCATCAAGATCGTCCCCAACGTTGTCAACGCCACCTACCGGACGTTCATCGAGATCGTCTTCGAAAACCCCGACAGAAGCATGCAAGCCTACCATTTGGATGGCTACTCCTTCTTCGCCGCCGG GATGGGGCATGGGAAGTGGACGCCGGAGAGCCGGAAGAGCTACAATCTCGCAGACGCGGTGAGCCGGCACACGATCCAGGTGTACCAGCGGTCGTGGTCGGCGATCTTGCTGACGTTCGATAACGCGGGGATGTGGAACCTGCGGTCGGAGCTGTGGGAGCGGCGCTACTTGGGGCAGCAGCTCTACATCAGCGTGGTGTCGCCAGAGAGGTCGCTGAGAGATGAGTCCAACATGCCGGACAACGCGCTGCTCTGCGGCGCCGTCGCCAAGCTCCCCAGGCCGCCGTCCTACATCTAA